In one window of Aquamicrobium sp. DNA:
- a CDS encoding outer membrane beta-barrel protein, whose amino-acid sequence MLALACACLAAAPARAQDAAGLRGTMPVEEEDQPVTDLWRDAADAAAPTPRPRGRAGDPAAELPDEEDTTGRAIRTDRDNLRVGAIEGRETFDEGDPFAPLGIRAGTFILRPQLEQGIGWTSNSATAAGGRPSTFSETRLRLDADSDWSRHRASFSVDGSYRRSISGERIDEVDGRATGRIDFDLANELAAFVAGGYRVNPESASTPGAIAAAVERPLRHTFDASAGVSKDTGPLRFGLTGALMRQTFDDAELADGSVVSQRERDSTLATATLRAGYALSPALAPFVEAEIGRRFYDHERDSAGYARSADHYALRAGVELDLGEKLNGEIAAGWLTERPDDSRLSDISGLSLAGNLRWSPVRGTTVALSASTAVEGSTTPGDSGSLLHSGNLSVERELRANLTGRAAAGLDWRDYSGGGHDIVMRGEAGLTWWMNRNAGITARARHEVQESTLAGRDWDATSVWLGMTLRR is encoded by the coding sequence GTGCTCGCGCTGGCCTGCGCGTGCCTCGCGGCTGCGCCCGCGCGCGCGCAGGACGCCGCCGGCCTGCGCGGCACGATGCCGGTGGAGGAGGAGGACCAGCCCGTCACCGATCTCTGGCGGGATGCTGCCGATGCCGCCGCGCCGACGCCGCGCCCGCGGGGACGAGCCGGCGACCCTGCCGCCGAGCTGCCCGACGAGGAGGACACCACCGGGCGCGCCATCCGCACCGACCGCGACAACCTGCGCGTCGGCGCGATCGAGGGCCGCGAGACCTTCGACGAGGGCGACCCTTTCGCCCCGCTCGGCATCCGCGCCGGCACCTTCATTCTGCGCCCGCAGCTGGAGCAGGGAATCGGCTGGACCTCCAACTCGGCCACCGCCGCCGGCGGCCGGCCCTCGACCTTCTCTGAAACCCGGCTGCGGCTCGACGCGGATTCGGACTGGTCGCGCCATCGCGCCTCTTTCTCCGTCGACGGCTCCTACCGCCGGTCGATTTCCGGCGAACGGATAGACGAGGTCGACGGCCGCGCCACCGGCCGCATCGATTTCGATCTTGCCAACGAGCTCGCCGCCTTCGTCGCCGGCGGCTACCGCGTCAACCCGGAATCGGCCTCGACGCCCGGCGCGATCGCGGCCGCCGTGGAGCGGCCGCTGCGCCATACGTTCGACGCCAGCGCCGGCGTGTCGAAGGATACCGGGCCGCTGCGCTTCGGTCTCACCGGCGCGCTGATGCGCCAGACCTTCGACGACGCGGAGCTGGCCGACGGCTCGGTCGTCTCGCAGCGCGAGCGCGATTCGACCCTCGCGACCGCGACGCTGCGCGCCGGCTATGCGCTGTCGCCGGCGCTCGCGCCCTTCGTCGAGGCGGAGATAGGCCGCCGCTTCTACGACCATGAGCGCGACAGCGCAGGCTATGCCCGCTCGGCCGACCACTACGCCCTGCGCGCCGGCGTCGAGCTCGACCTCGGCGAGAAGCTGAACGGCGAGATCGCCGCCGGCTGGCTGACGGAGCGGCCGGATGATTCGCGCCTTTCCGACATTTCCGGCCTGTCGCTCGCGGGCAATCTCAGGTGGTCGCCGGTGCGCGGCACCACCGTCGCGCTCTCGGCCAGCACCGCCGTCGAGGGCTCGACCACGCCCGGCGACAGCGGCTCGCTGCTTCACTCGGGCAACCTCTCCGTCGAGCGCGAGCTGCGCGCCAACCTGACCGGGCGCGCCGCGGCCGGGCTCGACTGGCGCGACTATTCCGGCGGCGGGCACGACATCGTCATGCGCGGCGAGGCCGGCCTGACCTGGTGGATGAACCGCAATGCCGGCATCACCGCCCGCGCCCGCCATGAGGTGCAGGAAAGTACCCTCGCCGGCCGTGACTGGGACGCGACCAGCGTCTGGCTCGGCATGACGCTGCGGCGCTGA
- a CDS encoding SIS domain-containing protein has protein sequence MPRKAIDTPVDRNAAAASALRTVATEASGLAALASALENGLAEPFAAAVDIVSRITGRVIVTGVGKSGHIGSKVAATLASTGTPAFFVHPAEANHGDLGMIAPDDAIIALSWSGETTELKGIVAYARRFAIPLIAITSGLDSALGREASVVIGLPRAAEACPHGLAPTTSTLMQLVVGDALAVALLEARGFTPDQFRTFHPGGKLGASLTKVSEIMHTGERLPLVAAGASMREAVLEISRKGFGCVAVVSERGLLEGIVTDGDLRRHMGPDLLSKTVDEVMTRSPKTVAADMLAAAALQLVNASAITVVMVVEEERPVGVVHLHDLLRIGAA, from the coding sequence ATGCCGAGAAAAGCAATCGATACCCCCGTGGACAGGAACGCCGCCGCCGCCTCGGCGCTGCGCACCGTCGCCACCGAGGCGAGCGGGCTTGCCGCGCTGGCCTCCGCGCTGGAGAACGGGCTGGCCGAGCCCTTCGCCGCCGCCGTCGACATCGTCAGCCGCATCACCGGCCGCGTCATCGTCACCGGCGTCGGCAAGAGCGGGCATATCGGCTCGAAGGTGGCGGCGACGCTGGCCTCGACCGGAACGCCGGCCTTCTTCGTCCATCCGGCCGAGGCCAATCACGGCGATCTCGGCATGATCGCGCCGGACGACGCCATCATCGCCCTTTCGTGGTCCGGCGAGACGACCGAGCTGAAGGGGATCGTCGCCTATGCGCGCCGCTTCGCCATCCCGCTGATCGCCATCACCTCCGGCCTCGATTCGGCGCTGGGGCGCGAGGCGAGCGTCGTCATCGGCCTGCCGCGCGCGGCCGAGGCCTGCCCGCACGGCCTTGCGCCCACCACCTCGACGCTGATGCAGCTCGTGGTCGGCGATGCGCTGGCGGTGGCGCTGCTCGAGGCGCGGGGCTTCACGCCCGACCAGTTCCGCACCTTCCACCCCGGCGGCAAGCTGGGCGCGAGCCTGACCAAGGTCAGCGAGATCATGCACACGGGCGAGCGGCTGCCGCTCGTCGCCGCCGGCGCCAGCATGCGCGAGGCGGTGCTGGAGATCTCGCGCAAGGGCTTCGGCTGCGTCGCGGTTGTGTCCGAGCGGGGCCTGCTCGAAGGCATCGTTACCGACGGCGACCTGCGCCGCCACATGGGCCCGGACCTTTTGTCGAAGACGGTCGACGAGGTGATGACGCGGAGCCCGAAGACCGTGGCGGCCGACATGCTGGCGGCGGCGGCGCTGCAGCTCGTCAACGCCTCGGCGATCACCGTCGTCATGGTGGTGGAGGAGGAAAGGCCGGTCGGCGTCGTCCACCTGCACGACCTCCTGCGCATCGGCGCGGCCTGA
- a CDS encoding alpha/beta hydrolase fold domain-containing protein codes for MADSLIDPELLLFIDGVAAAYGRHPPFDTLSPAEARAVAEDVRAPWTKGGPAMAGTRETVAPFAGGGVRIRIHHPSTARPLPALVYVHGGGWTIFSLDTHDRLMREYAAAAGVAVVGVDYSLSPEARFPRAIEETAAVVRWLARHGGDVGVDGARLALGGDSAGAHVSAATALMLRDAGEGGLLSGLVLNYGVFDDDFSRPSYARYGGGEYTLSAAEMRGFWRDHLPADGARNNSLARPLRARLDGLPPAFLAITELDPLHDENVAMAEALAAAGVVVEATVYPGTTHGFLEAMSVAEISRRAIAETARWLRARLRG; via the coding sequence ATGGCGGATTCCCTGATAGACCCCGAGCTCCTGCTCTTCATCGACGGCGTCGCCGCCGCCTATGGCCGGCACCCGCCGTTCGACACGCTGTCGCCGGCCGAGGCGCGGGCGGTGGCAGAGGATGTGCGCGCGCCGTGGACGAAGGGCGGGCCGGCGATGGCCGGGACGCGCGAAACCGTCGCGCCGTTCGCCGGCGGCGGGGTGCGCATCCGCATCCATCATCCCTCGACCGCGCGGCCGCTCCCGGCGCTGGTCTATGTCCATGGCGGCGGCTGGACGATCTTCAGCCTCGATACCCACGACCGGCTGATGCGCGAATATGCGGCGGCGGCCGGCGTCGCGGTCGTCGGCGTCGATTATTCGCTGTCGCCGGAGGCGCGGTTTCCGCGCGCCATCGAGGAGACGGCGGCGGTGGTGCGCTGGCTGGCGCGGCATGGCGGTGACGTCGGCGTCGACGGCGCGCGCCTTGCGCTGGGCGGCGATTCGGCCGGCGCGCATGTTTCCGCTGCCACCGCGCTCATGCTGCGCGACGCGGGCGAGGGCGGGCTCCTGTCGGGGCTGGTGCTGAACTATGGCGTCTTCGACGACGATTTTTCGCGACCGTCCTACGCCCGCTACGGCGGCGGCGAATATACGCTCTCGGCGGCGGAGATGCGCGGGTTCTGGCGCGACCATCTGCCGGCGGACGGGGCACGGAATAATTCCCTCGCCCGGCCGCTGCGTGCCCGGCTGGACGGATTGCCGCCCGCCTTCCTCGCGATCACCGAACTCGACCCGCTCCACGACGAGAACGTGGCGATGGCCGAGGCGCTTGCCGCAGCAGGCGTCGTGGTCGAGGCGACGGTCTATCCCGGCACGACGCACGGCTTCCTCGAGGCGATGTCGGTGGCCGAAATCAGCCGCCGGGCGATCGCCGAGACGGCGCGCTGGCTTCGGGCCCGGCTGCGCGGGTGA
- a CDS encoding FMN-binding negative transcriptional regulator yields MYTKPEFTPADPEAAFRLIEQAVFGTLVTAGPEGPVVSHPIFMLERGEGGNGALVSHLAAANPHCALIGRGLPTVAIFMGDQCYISSSWYPRRIERENTDRDNAPTWNFATVHCHGRPQVLDVRETARHIRDCVEHLEAGRGERWHLKELGPGGMKRRLPNVLGFRMPIERLEAKFKMGQDEPWRDTRAAIDRLEDGVDPSLAAAMRRENEGRD; encoded by the coding sequence ATGTACACCAAGCCGGAATTCACCCCCGCCGACCCCGAGGCCGCCTTTCGCCTGATCGAGCAGGCGGTGTTCGGCACGCTGGTGACAGCGGGGCCGGAGGGGCCGGTCGTCTCCCACCCGATCTTCATGCTGGAGCGGGGCGAGGGAGGAAACGGGGCGCTGGTCTCGCATCTCGCCGCCGCCAACCCGCATTGCGCCCTGATCGGCCGAGGCCTGCCGACGGTGGCGATCTTCATGGGCGATCAGTGCTATATCTCGTCGTCGTGGTATCCGCGCCGGATCGAGCGCGAGAACACCGACCGCGACAATGCGCCGACATGGAATTTCGCCACCGTCCACTGCCACGGCCGGCCGCAGGTTCTGGACGTGCGCGAGACGGCGCGGCACATCCGCGACTGCGTCGAGCACCTCGAAGCCGGCCGCGGCGAGCGCTGGCACCTGAAGGAGCTCGGGCCGGGCGGCATGAAGCGGCGGCTTCCCAACGTGCTCGGCTTCCGCATGCCCATCGAGCGCCTCGAAGCCAAGTTCAAGATGGGGCAGGACGAGCCGTGGCGCGACACGCGCGCGGCCATCGACAGGCTGGAGGACGGCGTCGATCCTTCGCTGGCGGCGGCGATGCGGCGCGAGAACGAAGGACGGGACTAG
- a CDS encoding NfeD family protein, whose translation MVVQWFAGFGAWNWMILGTVLLALEILTPGVYLLWLGIAAILTGLLSFALWEAGFWVWQVQILVFLALSMVSVLAGRRAFPTTGTADTDQPLLNQRELQLVGRTATLEEPIVEGRGRVRLGDTLWRVSGPDLPAGARVRVVTAGSGELGVEQA comes from the coding sequence ATGGTCGTTCAATGGTTCGCCGGTTTCGGCGCGTGGAACTGGATGATCCTCGGCACGGTGCTGCTGGCGCTGGAGATATTGACGCCCGGCGTCTACCTGCTGTGGCTCGGCATCGCCGCGATCCTCACCGGCCTCCTCTCCTTCGCGCTGTGGGAGGCGGGATTCTGGGTCTGGCAGGTGCAGATCCTCGTCTTCCTCGCCTTGTCCATGGTCTCGGTTCTGGCCGGGCGCAGGGCGTTCCCCACCACCGGCACCGCCGATACCGACCAGCCGCTGCTCAACCAGCGCGAGCTCCAGCTCGTCGGCCGCACCGCGACGCTGGAGGAGCCGATCGTCGAAGGCAGGGGCCGCGTGCGGCTGGGCGACACGCTGTGGCGCGTCAGTGGGCCGGACCTGCCGGCCGGGGCGCGGGTGCGGGTGGTGACCGCCGGGAGCGGCGAGCTGGGCGTCGAGCAGGCGTGA
- a CDS encoding SPFH domain-containing protein produces MLFSGLDVLIPVLILLVLLLIFAGIKTVPQGFNYTVERFGRYTRTLTPGLNIIVPFIDRLGAKMNMMEQVLDVPTQEVITKDNAIVSVDGVAFYQVLNAPQAAYQVAGLQNAILNLTMTNIRSVMGSMDLDELLSNRDAINDRLLHIVDEAAGPWGIKVTRVEIKDINPPANLVDSMARQMMAERNKRAQILEAEGLKQAQVLEAEGRREAAFRDAEARERLAEAEARATQVVSEAIAKGDVQAVNYFVAQKYTEALAKIGSSSNNKVVLMPMEASSLIGSLGGIGAIAKEVFGNEQPVQRQQRPQHTAARPPLTGPEQQ; encoded by the coding sequence ATGCTGTTTTCCGGCCTGGACGTTCTCATCCCCGTTCTCATCCTTCTCGTCCTGCTTCTCATCTTCGCCGGCATCAAGACCGTGCCGCAGGGCTTCAACTACACGGTCGAGCGGTTCGGCCGCTACACGCGGACGCTGACGCCGGGCCTCAACATCATCGTGCCGTTCATCGACCGGCTCGGCGCCAAGATGAACATGATGGAGCAGGTGCTCGACGTCCCGACGCAGGAGGTCATCACCAAGGACAACGCCATCGTCTCGGTCGACGGCGTCGCCTTCTATCAGGTGCTGAACGCGCCGCAGGCCGCCTATCAGGTCGCCGGCCTGCAGAACGCCATCCTCAACCTGACCATGACCAACATCCGCTCGGTAATGGGCTCGATGGACCTCGACGAGCTTCTGTCCAACCGCGACGCCATCAACGACCGGCTGCTGCACATCGTCGACGAGGCGGCCGGCCCGTGGGGCATCAAGGTCACGCGCGTCGAGATCAAGGACATCAACCCGCCGGCCAATCTCGTCGACTCGATGGCCCGCCAGATGATGGCCGAGCGCAACAAGCGCGCGCAGATCCTCGAGGCCGAGGGCCTGAAGCAGGCGCAGGTGCTGGAAGCCGAAGGGCGCCGCGAAGCCGCTTTCCGCGACGCCGAGGCGCGCGAACGCCTTGCCGAGGCCGAGGCGCGCGCCACGCAGGTAGTCTCCGAAGCGATCGCCAAGGGCGACGTGCAGGCGGTGAACTACTTCGTCGCCCAGAAATACACCGAGGCGCTGGCCAAGATCGGCTCGTCCAGCAACAACAAGGTGGTGCTGATGCCGATGGAGGCCTCCTCGCTGATCGGCTCGCTCGGCGGCATCGGCGCGATTGCCAAGGAAGTGTTCGGCAACGAGCAGCCGGTGCAGCGCCAGCAGCGGCCGCAGCACACCGCGGCGCGCCCGCCGCTCACCGGCCCCGAGCAGCAATAA
- the hemH gene encoding ferrochelatase: MNFHAPIDQDRASAVTLSPTIPAGRPHSKTGRIGVLLSNLGTPDATDTRSIRRYLAEFLSDARVIELPKWKWYPILYGIVLNTRPQKTGANYKTIWNTEKDESPMRTICNAQTAALAQAFADEPRVAVELGMRYGNPSIESALEKLVAQGCDRIVFFPLYPQYSATTTATANDQLFRALMKLRDQPAVRTVPVYYDEPAYIEALASSIEDHLSTLDFEPDVVLASYHGIPKRYAENGDPYPQHCHETTRLLRARLGWDDKRLLTTFQSLFGKEEWIRPYTDETVRRLAGEGVRRIAIVNPGFSADCIETLEEIDGEVREIFIHAGGEKFSHIPCLNDREDGMAMIEDIVRREIKGWL, from the coding sequence ATGAACTTCCACGCCCCCATCGACCAGGACCGAGCCTCAGCAGTGACCCTATCGCCCACCATTCCGGCAGGCCGCCCGCACAGCAAGACGGGGCGCATCGGCGTCCTCCTTTCCAATCTCGGCACGCCGGACGCGACCGACACCCGCTCGATCCGCCGCTATCTCGCCGAATTCCTGTCCGACGCCCGGGTGATCGAGCTGCCGAAATGGAAGTGGTATCCGATCCTCTACGGCATCGTCTTGAACACCCGCCCGCAGAAGACCGGGGCCAACTACAAGACGATCTGGAACACGGAAAAAGACGAATCGCCGATGCGCACTATCTGCAACGCGCAGACCGCGGCGCTGGCGCAGGCCTTTGCCGACGAGCCGCGCGTCGCGGTGGAGCTCGGTATGCGCTACGGCAACCCCTCCATCGAAAGCGCGCTTGAGAAGCTGGTCGCCCAGGGCTGCGACCGCATCGTCTTCTTCCCGCTCTACCCGCAATATTCGGCGACGACGACGGCCACCGCCAACGACCAGCTTTTCCGCGCGCTGATGAAGCTGCGCGACCAGCCCGCCGTGCGCACGGTCCCCGTCTATTACGACGAGCCGGCCTATATCGAGGCGCTGGCGAGCTCGATCGAGGATCATCTTTCGACGCTCGACTTCGAGCCGGACGTGGTGCTCGCCTCCTATCACGGCATCCCGAAGCGCTATGCCGAGAACGGCGACCCCTATCCGCAGCACTGCCACGAGACCACGCGCCTGCTGCGCGCGCGGCTCGGCTGGGACGACAAGCGCCTCCTGACTACCTTCCAGTCGCTGTTCGGCAAGGAGGAGTGGATCAGGCCCTACACGGACGAGACCGTCCGGCGGCTGGCCGGCGAAGGCGTCAGGCGCATCGCCATCGTCAATCCCGGCTTCTCGGCCGACTGCATCGAGACGCTGGAGGAGATCGACGGCGAGGTGCGCGAGATCTTCATCCATGCCGGCGGGGAGAAATTCTCCCACATCCCCTGCCTCAACGACCGCGAGGACGGCATGGCGATGATCGAGGACATCGTCCGGCGCGAGATCAAGGGCTGGCTCTGA
- a CDS encoding phenylacetate--CoA ligase family protein, with protein MTGFFDDLERRAPQEREADFFARLPAFLAAAVAETPGLEAWLDGVDLAGLTSRQALARLPVLRKAELMEMQAKNPPFGGFAGAAHIHGGRIFMSPGPIWEPQGLAADPAQAARAFFAAGVRPGAVVHNAFSYHMTPGGFMLDHGARALGCAVFPAGTGNTEMQVEAAAALRPTVYAGTPDFLKVILDRGEEMGKDLSSIRHGLVSGGALFPSLRAEYFARGVKVYQCYATAEFGIIAYESAGEDGAPNPGLIVNENLILEIVRPGTGDPVPEGEVGEVVVTSLNPAYPMVRLGTGDLSAILPGLSPCGRTAPRIKGWMGRADQRTKVKGMFVDPRHVAEIVARHAGVARARLVVSRDGARDAMALHVEPADGATPDAAAIAASLREITKLGGAVHLAAPGSLPNDGKVIADERDYAG; from the coding sequence ATGACCGGCTTTTTCGATGATCTCGAACGGCGCGCGCCGCAGGAGCGCGAGGCCGACTTCTTCGCGCGCCTCCCCGCTTTCCTCGCCGCCGCCGTTGCCGAAACGCCGGGCCTTGAGGCGTGGCTGGACGGCGTCGATCTCGCCGGCCTCACCTCGCGGCAGGCGCTGGCGCGGCTTCCCGTGCTGCGCAAGGCCGAGCTGATGGAGATGCAGGCGAAGAACCCGCCCTTCGGCGGCTTCGCCGGCGCGGCCCACATCCATGGCGGCCGCATCTTCATGTCGCCCGGCCCGATCTGGGAGCCGCAGGGCCTCGCCGCCGACCCGGCGCAGGCCGCGCGCGCCTTCTTCGCCGCCGGCGTCAGGCCGGGCGCCGTCGTCCATAACGCCTTTTCCTATCACATGACGCCGGGCGGCTTCATGCTCGACCACGGCGCGCGGGCGCTGGGCTGCGCCGTGTTCCCGGCCGGCACCGGCAACACCGAGATGCAGGTCGAGGCGGCCGCGGCATTGAGGCCCACCGTCTATGCCGGCACGCCCGATTTCCTCAAGGTCATCCTCGACCGGGGCGAGGAGATGGGAAAGGACCTGTCCTCGATCCGCCACGGGCTGGTCTCCGGCGGGGCGCTGTTTCCCTCGCTGCGCGCCGAATATTTCGCCCGCGGCGTCAAGGTCTACCAGTGCTACGCCACAGCCGAGTTCGGCATCATCGCCTATGAGAGCGCGGGCGAGGACGGCGCGCCCAATCCCGGCCTCATCGTCAACGAGAACCTGATCCTCGAGATCGTCCGCCCCGGCACCGGCGACCCCGTGCCCGAGGGCGAGGTCGGCGAGGTGGTCGTCACCAGCCTGAACCCGGCCTATCCTATGGTCCGGCTCGGCACCGGCGACCTTTCCGCCATCCTGCCGGGCCTGTCGCCCTGCGGACGCACCGCGCCGCGCATCAAGGGCTGGATGGGCCGCGCCGACCAGCGCACCAAGGTCAAGGGCATGTTCGTCGACCCCAGGCACGTGGCCGAGATCGTGGCCCGCCATGCCGGCGTGGCGCGGGCCCGCCTCGTCGTCAGCCGCGACGGCGCGCGCGACGCCATGGCGCTGCATGTCGAGCCGGCGGACGGCGCGACGCCCGACGCCGCCGCCATCGCGGCCTCGCTGCGCGAGATCACCAAGCTCGGCGGCGCGGTGCATCTGGCCGCGCCGGGCTCGTTGCCCAATGACGGAAAAGTCATCGCCGACGAGCGCGATTACGCCGGTTGA
- a CDS encoding homospermidine synthase: MADTAFPVYGEITGPIVMIGFGSIGRGGLPLIERHFRFDRARLVVVDPRPENRAFVEERGYRFVEAHVTRDNYRELLTPLLTEGDGQGFCVNLSVDTGSLDLMRLTRELGVLYIDTVVEPWLGFYFDDEADNASRTNYALRETVLREKRDNPGGVTAVSCCGANPGMVSWFVKQALVDLAAGLGLAVDEPAPHDREGWARLMRAAGVKGVHVAERDTQRAKLPKPFNTFWNTWSVEGFIAEGLQPAELGWGTHETWLPANARHHKKGCGAAIFLEQPGANTRVRTWCPTPGPQYGFLVTHNEAISIADFFTVRGEDGAVLYRPTCHYAYHPCNDAVLSLHEMFGAAGRAQPEQHVLEEDELIDGADELGVLLYGHGRNAYWYGSQLSLEAARRLAPFQNATGLQVTSAVVAGMVWALENPEAGIVDTDWMDHRRCLEVQAPYLGPLRGVYTDWTPLEGRPGLFAEDIDTDDPWQFRNILVR; encoded by the coding sequence ATGGCCGACACCGCCTTTCCCGTTTACGGGGAGATCACCGGCCCGATCGTGATGATCGGCTTCGGCTCCATCGGACGCGGCGGGCTGCCGCTGATCGAGCGCCATTTCCGCTTCGACCGCGCGCGCCTCGTCGTCGTCGATCCGCGCCCGGAGAACCGCGCCTTCGTCGAGGAGCGCGGCTATCGCTTCGTCGAGGCGCATGTGACGCGGGACAATTATCGCGAGCTGCTGACGCCGCTGCTGACCGAGGGCGACGGACAGGGTTTCTGCGTCAACCTGTCGGTCGACACCGGCTCGCTCGACCTGATGCGGCTGACCCGCGAACTCGGCGTCCTCTACATCGACACCGTGGTCGAGCCGTGGCTCGGCTTCTATTTCGACGACGAGGCCGACAATGCGAGCCGCACCAACTATGCGCTGCGCGAGACCGTGCTGCGCGAGAAGCGCGACAATCCCGGCGGCGTGACCGCGGTCTCCTGCTGCGGGGCCAATCCCGGCATGGTGTCGTGGTTCGTCAAGCAGGCGCTGGTCGACCTCGCCGCCGGGCTCGGCCTCGCCGTCGACGAGCCCGCGCCGCACGACCGCGAGGGCTGGGCGCGGCTGATGCGGGCCGCCGGCGTCAAGGGCGTCCACGTCGCCGAGCGCGACACCCAGCGGGCGAAACTGCCGAAGCCGTTCAACACTTTCTGGAACACATGGTCGGTCGAGGGCTTCATCGCCGAGGGCCTCCAGCCGGCCGAGCTCGGCTGGGGCACGCACGAGACGTGGCTGCCGGCCAACGCCCGCCACCACAAGAAGGGCTGCGGCGCGGCGATCTTCCTCGAACAGCCGGGCGCGAACACGCGGGTGCGCACATGGTGCCCGACGCCGGGGCCGCAATACGGCTTCCTGGTGACGCATAACGAGGCGATCTCGATCGCCGACTTTTTCACCGTGCGCGGCGAGGACGGGGCGGTCCTCTACCGGCCGACCTGCCACTACGCCTATCACCCCTGCAACGACGCGGTGCTGTCGCTGCACGAGATGTTCGGCGCGGCCGGCAGGGCGCAGCCGGAGCAGCACGTGCTGGAGGAGGACGAACTCATCGACGGCGCCGACGAGCTCGGCGTCCTCCTCTACGGCCACGGCCGCAACGCCTACTGGTACGGCTCGCAGCTCTCGCTCGAAGCGGCGCGCCGGCTCGCGCCGTTCCAGAACGCGACCGGCCTTCAGGTCACCTCGGCCGTCGTCGCCGGCATGGTCTGGGCGCTGGAGAACCCCGAGGCCGGCATCGTCGACACCGACTGGATGGACCACCGCCGCTGCCTCGAGGTGCAGGCGCCCTATCTCGGCCCGCTTCGCGGCGTCTACACCGACTGGACGCCGCTCGAGGGGCGGCCGGGCCTTTTCGCCGAGGACATCGACACGGACGATCCCTGGCAGTTCCGCAACATTCTTGTTCGTTGA
- a CDS encoding DUF3445 domain-containing protein — MSEAGLARTPYDGSATPFTIGLKPLDLAGWLEIDALRAPYLAEKRRLFAERPGDVFAQEAGTDDAQREVLDLIRDYLETRAPDLSRPEARAGEPALKAASLAVQEDLVLMRRGPEGWRLAAASLCFPSSWSLAEKFARPLRDIHIPVPGFGPGTRNEALIERIFDNLAVERPVERANWSLQNNPALYHPLSALERGIRAGAEPTRFDPAAPAASAFIRVERQTLRRLPRSGDILFTIRIHLDPMGKLRAHPDGARLASAFAAQLEALGDSEIAYKGLAADRDLLVAALREMAAL, encoded by the coding sequence ATGAGCGAAGCCGGTCTTGCCCGCACGCCCTATGACGGCTCGGCGACACCGTTCACCATCGGCCTGAAGCCGCTCGACCTTGCCGGATGGCTGGAGATCGACGCGCTCCGCGCGCCCTATCTCGCAGAGAAGCGGCGGCTGTTCGCCGAGCGCCCCGGCGACGTGTTCGCGCAGGAGGCCGGCACGGACGACGCCCAGCGAGAGGTGCTGGACCTCATTCGCGACTATCTCGAAACCCGCGCGCCCGATCTGTCCCGGCCCGAGGCGCGCGCGGGCGAGCCGGCCCTGAAGGCCGCCTCGCTGGCGGTGCAGGAAGACCTCGTGCTGATGCGGCGGGGACCGGAGGGCTGGCGGCTCGCCGCCGCCTCGCTGTGCTTTCCCTCGTCCTGGTCGCTGGCGGAAAAGTTCGCCCGGCCGCTGCGCGACATCCACATCCCCGTTCCCGGCTTCGGCCCCGGCACGCGCAACGAGGCGCTGATCGAGCGCATCTTCGACAATCTCGCCGTCGAGCGCCCGGTCGAGCGGGCCAACTGGTCGCTCCAGAACAACCCGGCGCTCTACCACCCGCTTTCCGCGCTGGAGCGCGGCATCCGCGCCGGCGCCGAGCCGACCCGCTTCGACCCGGCCGCGCCCGCGGCGTCCGCCTTCATCCGCGTCGAGCGCCAGACGCTGCGCCGCCTGCCGCGCTCGGGCGACATCCTCTTCACCATCCGCATCCATCTCGACCCGATGGGAAAGCTGCGCGCCCACCCCGACGGCGCGCGTCTCGCAAGCGCCTTCGCGGCGCAGCTCGAGGCCCTCGGCGACAGCGAGATCGCCTATAAGGGGCTCGCCGCCGACCGCGATCTCCTCGTCGCCGCGCTGCGGGAAATGGCTGCCCTTTAG